One Bradyrhizobium sp. ISRA464 genomic window carries:
- a CDS encoding PAS-domain containing protein translates to MRFDWRAISGPVLTAATALAAFLIDRLVVPVPNPAPLFVCIVALASSVSGITCGLISAAIAVAGSALFFLDHRAMPGYDASDVARMLMLAATAAGTAVITGLLRRKWIDAFAAEQEHHATAGRLAAALDQVDIGIVLLDSDTRAEFINRAFRDYFALSDAQADSKPPFIALMYHGRDTGAWQMPEDELGAFIAERTEKMRAGDSTPINIKLAGGEVLRFSCTALPDGGRMLSYTPVTDLVRHTDDPAEAEYYRSLRAGSEHHLARLLRAAE, encoded by the coding sequence ATGCGGTTCGACTGGCGTGCAATTTCAGGTCCGGTTCTGACGGCGGCCACCGCGCTGGCCGCGTTCCTGATCGATCGTCTCGTCGTCCCGGTGCCCAACCCGGCACCGCTGTTCGTCTGCATCGTGGCGCTTGCAAGCTCGGTCAGCGGCATCACCTGTGGGCTGATCAGCGCCGCGATCGCGGTCGCCGGCTCCGCGCTGTTCTTCCTCGACCATCGCGCAATGCCCGGCTATGACGCCTCCGACGTCGCACGGATGCTGATGCTGGCGGCCACAGCCGCCGGCACTGCCGTGATCACGGGATTGCTGCGGCGGAAATGGATCGACGCCTTCGCCGCCGAACAGGAGCATCACGCCACCGCGGGGCGGCTCGCGGCCGCGCTCGACCAGGTCGATATCGGCATCGTGCTGCTCGACTCCGACACCCGCGCCGAATTCATCAACCGCGCCTTTCGCGACTACTTCGCACTGTCAGACGCGCAGGCCGACTCCAAGCCGCCCTTCATTGCGCTGATGTACCACGGCCGCGACACCGGCGCGTGGCAGATGCCCGAAGATGAACTGGGAGCGTTCATAGCCGAGCGCACCGAGAAGATGCGTGCGGGCGATTCCACGCCGATCAACATCAAGCTTGCCGGCGGCGAGGTGCTGCGCTTCAGCTGCACGGCGCTGCCCGACGGCGGCCGCATGCTGAGCTACACGCCGGTGACCGATCTGGTGCGACACACCGACGACCCCGCCGAGGCCGAGTACTATCGCTCGCTGCGCGCCGGCAGCGAACATCATCTGGCGCGGCTGCTGCGCGCCGCCGAGTGA
- a CDS encoding DMT family protein, whose product MPAISPSLLPILMLFASNVFMTFAWYGHLKFKHPLPIVVLVSWGIAFFEYWLAVPANRWGSAVYSAAQLKTMQEVITLVVFACFSVLYLKEPLGWNHVLGFAFIAVGAFFIFHKWN is encoded by the coding sequence ATGCCCGCCATTTCGCCTTCGCTGCTGCCGATCCTGATGCTGTTCGCCTCGAACGTCTTCATGACCTTTGCCTGGTACGGTCATCTCAAGTTCAAGCATCCACTCCCTATCGTCGTCCTCGTGAGCTGGGGCATCGCCTTCTTCGAATACTGGCTGGCGGTGCCGGCCAATCGCTGGGGCAGCGCGGTCTACTCGGCGGCGCAGCTCAAAACTATGCAGGAGGTGATCACGCTGGTCGTGTTTGCCTGCTTCTCGGTGCTGTACCTGAAGGAGCCCCTGGGCTGGAATCACGTGCTGGGCTTTGCCTTCATCGCCGTCGGCGCGTTCTTCATCTTCCACAAATGGAACTGA
- a CDS encoding GNAT family N-acetyltransferase yields MSDDVTIRFVTRDDYAQWLPLWDGYNAFYGRSGPTALAPEITAVTWQRFFDAYEPVHALVADQGGKLLGLTHYLFHRSTTAIEPTCYLQDLFTSEAARGKGVGRALINGVYTQAKLAGSPRVYWQTHETNHAAMQLYDKVAEKPGFVIYRKIF; encoded by the coding sequence ATGTCCGACGACGTCACCATCCGCTTCGTCACCCGGGATGACTACGCCCAGTGGCTTCCTTTGTGGGACGGTTACAACGCGTTCTACGGACGCTCGGGGCCGACGGCGCTTGCGCCCGAGATCACCGCGGTGACGTGGCAGCGCTTCTTCGACGCCTACGAGCCGGTGCACGCGCTGGTCGCCGACCAGGGCGGCAAGCTGCTCGGGCTCACGCACTATCTGTTTCACCGCTCGACCACGGCGATCGAGCCGACCTGCTATCTGCAGGATCTCTTCACCAGCGAGGCCGCGCGCGGCAAGGGCGTCGGCCGCGCCCTGATCAACGGCGTCTACACGCAGGCGAAGCTCGCGGGCTCGCCGCGGGTCTACTGGCAGACCCATGAGACCAACCACGCCGCGATGCAACTCTACGACAAGGTTGCGGAGAAGCCGGGCTTCGTCATCTACCGCAAGATCTTCTGA